The following coding sequences are from one Tissierella sp. window:
- a CDS encoding DUF3798 domain-containing protein, with translation MTKRIICLCMVFIMVFALVGCRSSKTADGPSGDYKIGIITGTVSQGEEEYQAAQNMQKKYGDIIVTATYPDNFSSETETTIANVVSLASDPEVKAIVFVQAVPGASAAIDKVRETRPDMLFISGVAAEDPATISSKSDIVMLVDEISMGKTIPQKAAEMGAKTFIHYSFARHLSYATIAARRQLMVDECKELGINFVDVTAPDPTGDAGVSGAQQFILSDVPRQIAEYGKDTAFFSTNCAMQEPLIRSIWEEGAIFPQQCCPSPYHGYPAALNIKVDGHEGDVEYMLDSIKEKLVEKGQEKRMSTWSVPVNMLMVEAGVDYAIEHLEGRTKGDLDEAVLSKIMNRIAGGEGSAKLSKFNENGVELDNFYMLLCDFYDFSL, from the coding sequence ATGACCAAGAGAATAATCTGTTTGTGCATGGTTTTTATTATGGTATTTGCATTAGTAGGATGTCGTAGTTCAAAAACTGCTGATGGTCCATCAGGTGATTACAAGATTGGTATTATAACTGGAACTGTATCCCAAGGAGAAGAAGAATACCAAGCAGCACAAAATATGCAAAAGAAATACGGCGATATAATAGTTACAGCTACTTATCCAGATAACTTTTCTTCTGAAACAGAAACAACTATTGCAAATGTTGTTTCCCTAGCATCTGACCCAGAAGTAAAAGCAATAGTATTTGTACAAGCTGTACCAGGTGCTTCTGCAGCTATAGACAAAGTTCGTGAAACAAGACCAGATATGTTATTTATATCAGGAGTTGCAGCTGAAGATCCAGCTACAATATCCAGCAAATCAGACATTGTAATGCTTGTCGATGAAATTTCTATGGGTAAAACAATTCCACAAAAAGCTGCTGAAATGGGAGCTAAAACATTCATTCATTATTCATTTGCTCGTCACTTATCATATGCAACTATAGCTGCTCGTCGTCAATTGATGGTTGATGAATGTAAAGAATTAGGTATTAACTTTGTAGATGTTACTGCTCCAGACCCTACAGGAGATGCAGGTGTATCAGGAGCTCAACAATTTATACTTTCAGATGTTCCTCGTCAAATAGCAGAATATGGCAAGGATACAGCATTTTTCTCTACAAACTGTGCTATGCAAGAGCCTTTGATTCGTTCAATTTGGGAAGAAGGAGCTATATTCCCACAACAATGTTGTCCAAGTCCTTACCATGGATATCCAGCTGCACTTAATATTAAGGTAGATGGTCATGAAGGTGATGTTGAGTATATGCTAGATTCTATAAAAGAAAAACTTGTAGAAAAAGGCCAAGAGAAAAGAATGTCAACTTGGAGCGTTCCTGTTAATATGCTAATGGTTGAAGCAGGAGTTGACTACGCTATAGAACATCTTGAAGGCAGAACAAAAGGTGATTTAGATGAGGCTGTTTTATCAAAGATAATGAACAGAATCGCTGGTGGAGAAGGTTCAGCTAAGTTAAGTAAATTCAATGAAAATGGTGTTGAACTAGATAATTTCTATATGTTGCTTTGCGATTTCTATGATTTTAGTCTTTAA
- a CDS encoding TetR/AcrR family transcriptional regulator has translation MKREEKNLLRRQKIINSAIAEFGINSYAEASLNAICKNGNISKGIIYHYFKDKDELYLVCVSECFRRLTTFLNSKIITFNNVEEDIKEYLDMRHEFFVENPNFSNIFANALLQPPKHLITQIKEIKVELDKFNVNFYGQVLQNVSLKSDVCREEAIEYFLIFQESFNNYFHNKTYRDFRKLLDEHELKLSKLLKIMIYGVAKEETKQ, from the coding sequence ATGAAAAGAGAAGAAAAAAACTTGCTAAGACGGCAAAAGATAATTAATAGTGCTATAGCCGAATTTGGGATTAATAGCTATGCAGAAGCATCTTTAAATGCTATCTGCAAAAATGGCAATATATCAAAAGGAATTATTTATCATTATTTCAAAGACAAAGATGAGTTATATTTGGTTTGTGTTAGTGAATGTTTTCGTAGGTTAACTACTTTCCTTAATAGCAAAATAATAACTTTCAATAATGTTGAAGAAGATATAAAAGAATATCTTGATATGCGTCATGAATTCTTTGTTGAAAATCCTAATTTTAGCAATATATTTGCAAATGCGTTATTGCAGCCACCTAAGCACTTGATAACGCAAATAAAGGAAATAAAAGTTGAACTGGATAAATTTAATGTTAATTTTTATGGACAAGTTCTTCAAAATGTCAGTCTAAAAAGTGATGTTTGTCGTGAAGAAGCTATTGAATATTTTCTTATATTTCAAGAATCATTTAATAACTACTTTCACAATAAAACCTATAGAGATTTTAGGAAGCTATTAGATGAGCATGAGCTTAAATTAAGCAAACTATTAAAAATTATGATTTATGGAGTAGCAAAGGAGGAAACAAAACAATGA
- a CDS encoding helix-turn-helix domain-containing protein: MNNLEIGKKIKYLRKGKGVTQEALANYLGVTTQAVSKWENEATAPDISLLPNISVYFGVTIDELFSLTDDAKLERIDNMIDDKRYLSNTEFNESEEFLKELIDNYNNSEEKRVNTHRILAYLYIHRIGEYQEKAAFYAKEGIKLAPLCSDLHKGLNNAHKVPIGDWSVMNHAESIAYYTDFVKKHPDHRTGYMWLLDSLINDGRLQEARNILKEYEDMIKRTKDNDWRTMNYKALIELKDGHKNKANEIWNDMLKVHSNISGPYFERAVVHAYNGEWEEAISCFEKDFELMKKPRYTDSLEAIAKIYEIIGDNKKATETYNSYIQLLENEWNITEGETMDYPKRQIERLNNKQK; the protein is encoded by the coding sequence ATGAATAATCTTGAGATTGGAAAGAAGATTAAATATTTGAGAAAAGGTAAAGGAGTTACTCAAGAAGCCTTAGCTAATTATCTTGGAGTAACTACCCAAGCAGTATCCAAATGGGAAAATGAGGCTACAGCTCCTGACATCTCATTATTACCTAATATATCAGTATATTTTGGTGTTACAATAGACGAACTATTTTCTTTAACTGACGATGCGAAGCTTGAGAGAATAGATAATATGATTGACGATAAAAGATACTTGTCAAATACAGAATTTAATGAATCTGAAGAATTTTTAAAAGAGCTTATTGACAATTACAATAATTCGGAAGAAAAACGGGTAAATACTCATAGAATCTTAGCTTACTTGTACATCCACAGAATTGGAGAATATCAAGAAAAAGCAGCATTCTATGCAAAGGAAGGTATCAAACTTGCACCTTTATGCTCGGATTTGCACAAAGGACTTAATAATGCTCACAAGGTTCCTATTGGAGACTGGAGTGTAATGAATCATGCAGAAAGCATTGCTTATTATACGGATTTCGTAAAGAAACACCCAGATCATAGAACAGGATATATGTGGTTATTAGATTCCCTTATTAATGATGGACGTTTGCAAGAAGCCAGAAATATTCTTAAAGAATATGAAGACATGATTAAAAGAACAAAAGACAACGATTGGCGAACAATGAATTACAAGGCCTTAATAGAATTAAAGGATGGGCATAAAAACAAAGCAAATGAGATTTGGAATGACATGTTAAAGGTACATTCTAATATAAGTGGGCCATATTTTGAAAGAGCAGTAGTTCACGCTTATAATGGAGAATGGGAAGAGGCAATCTCATGCTTTGAAAAGGACTTTGAGTTAATGAAAAAGCCGAGATATACGGACTCCTTAGAAGCAATAGCAAAGATTTATGAAATCATTGGTGATAATAAGAAAGCAACTGAGACATACAACAGTTATATTCAATTACTAGAAAATGAATGGAATATAACAGAAGGGGAAACTATGGATTATCCTAAGAGGCAAATTGAAAGGCTAAATAATAAACAAAAATAA
- a CDS encoding AraC family transcriptional regulator translates to MRSSFDEFIDRIPKNIHSNTKSYVSKNIAIFIPEEFLKDIKIKTVDYHFVIFHTTPPTINLGNIEFQFKKGSFICIKPGIEVEVNHIHSTGQIKFISIGVKKDFFENIASQIINMEKIEFKNNDNAYSHQILDLIEFWIKEIIDFGENCPLMIESIEKQLIIQLMRDSMPEFLISGRINFTDNDYIDQSIRYMQKYYSSNITINEICNTIYISSCHFQRIFKKQMEQTPYSYLMGIRVDKAKEKLINDHAHIEEIARLCGFVSTAHFSSVFKRMEGISPSEYRKNNLKSI, encoded by the coding sequence ATGAGAAGTAGTTTTGATGAATTCATTGATAGAATTCCAAAGAATATTCATTCTAATACTAAATCTTATGTAAGCAAAAACATTGCAATTTTTATTCCAGAAGAATTTTTAAAAGATATAAAAATCAAAACAGTGGATTATCACTTTGTAATATTTCATACAACGCCACCTACTATAAATCTTGGAAATATTGAGTTTCAATTTAAAAAAGGGAGTTTTATTTGCATTAAACCAGGTATAGAGGTTGAAGTTAATCATATACATAGCACTGGGCAAATAAAATTTATATCTATTGGTGTAAAAAAAGATTTTTTTGAGAACATAGCTTCACAAATAATAAATATGGAAAAAATTGAATTTAAAAATAATGATAATGCTTATAGTCATCAAATATTAGATTTAATTGAGTTTTGGATTAAAGAAATAATAGATTTTGGAGAAAACTGTCCATTGATGATCGAAAGTATAGAAAAACAGCTGATAATACAGTTAATGAGAGATAGCATGCCAGAGTTTCTGATAAGTGGAAGAATTAATTTTACTGATAATGATTATATAGATCAATCTATAAGATATATGCAAAAATATTATAGCAGTAATATTACAATAAATGAAATATGTAATACTATCTATATAAGTTCTTGCCATTTCCAAAGGATTTTTAAAAAGCAAATGGAACAAACGCCATATAGCTATTTGATGGGAATCAGAGTAGATAAGGCTAAGGAAAAGCTGATAAATGATCATGCTCATATTGAGGAAATAGCTAGACTCTGCGGATTTGTGAGCACAGCTCATTTTTCATCAGTGTTTAAGCGTATGGAAGGAATTTCACCTTCTGAATATAGAAAAAACAATCTAAAATCCATCTAA
- a CDS encoding cation:proton antiporter, with translation MILLILRLLIAASMAFFMGKLISKIRLPSILGWLITGMILGPYAVGVVNNELLNASWYQTTLNILECGMGMMIGTELVLKELKRSGKQIVITTITQSLGTFFVVTLFFGIIFYFIGVPLYISLIFGGIALATAPAPALSIVKEFKTDGPVTRTLIPMAVLDDIVAIIVFFSIITFITAANAEVSTPLYQTLAMMILLPIAIGVAVGLVGGVVLKKERSKNITLMITLVLILLVSSVGFIFNNLILAQPVLNFMLIGMAFSATFANIVSEERLSQIMNAFSPILGISMLIVILNLGAPLDYHLILGAGIFTAIYIISRAIGKYTGAFWGAKMTGLPETVQKYLGLTLLPHSGVSLVFTGIAVTTLNTFDPTSAAIIQGTIAAAAVINEVIAVIISKKAFEWAGEFGKATD, from the coding sequence ATGATTCTATTAATATTAAGACTTTTGATAGCAGCTTCTATGGCATTTTTTATGGGTAAACTTATATCTAAGATAAGGCTCCCTTCCATTTTAGGATGGCTTATAACAGGTATGATTTTAGGGCCTTATGCAGTGGGGGTAGTTAATAATGAACTGTTGAATGCTAGTTGGTATCAAACTACTTTAAACATTTTAGAGTGTGGTATGGGTATGATGATTGGTACTGAGCTTGTATTGAAAGAGCTCAAAAGAAGTGGAAAACAAATCGTTATAACAACCATTACCCAATCTCTTGGGACCTTTTTTGTGGTAACATTATTTTTTGGAATAATATTTTATTTCATAGGTGTACCATTATATATATCACTTATATTTGGAGGAATTGCTCTTGCAACAGCCCCAGCTCCTGCTTTATCTATAGTGAAAGAATTTAAAACAGATGGTCCAGTAACGAGAACTTTAATTCCTATGGCTGTGCTTGATGATATTGTTGCAATTATAGTGTTTTTCAGCATTATAACATTTATTACTGCTGCCAATGCAGAAGTATCAACACCATTATATCAAACACTGGCTATGATGATATTATTACCAATTGCTATCGGAGTAGCGGTCGGATTAGTCGGAGGAGTTGTCCTTAAAAAAGAGCGTTCTAAAAATATAACATTAATGATTACCCTTGTACTTATTTTGCTAGTTTCAAGTGTAGGATTTATTTTTAATAACCTGATTTTAGCACAGCCAGTGCTGAATTTCATGCTAATAGGTATGGCTTTTTCTGCTACCTTTGCAAATATAGTATCTGAAGAAAGATTGTCACAAATAATGAATGCTTTCAGCCCAATTCTAGGAATTTCTATGCTCATAGTTATCCTAAATCTTGGGGCGCCTCTTGATTACCACTTAATTTTAGGTGCAGGAATATTTACAGCGATATATATTATATCAAGGGCGATAGGTAAATATACAGGTGCCTTTTGGGGAGCGAAAATGACAGGCTTGCCAGAAACAGTGCAGAAATATTTAGGACTTACACTATTACCTCATTCTGGGGTTTCCCTTGTTTTCACAGGGATTGCAGTTACAACATTAAATACCTTTGATCCCACCTCTGCAGCTATAATCCAAGGAACAATTGCAGCTGCCGCTGTTATTAATGAGGTTATTGCAGTTATCATATCCAAAAAGGCTTTTGAATGGGCTGGAGAATTTGGAAAAGCAACAGACTAA
- a CDS encoding stalk domain-containing protein yields the protein MMKRYKLFKVFVIAFVLVSLVITPKTYAGGETSIDANYLNLEEYRGLGETVLNVKVTGTTQGSAWGTGIYSDDSDIGVAAVHAGILKAGETKSIKITILPGQNSYVGSLKNGIETYDYPAFDGSFKFTDAVQTTEEKIFDAKYLNLEEYRGLGETILNVKVTGTTQGSAWGTGIYSDDSDIGVAAVHAGILKAGETKTLKITILPGQTSYVGTLKNGIESYGYGAFDGSFKFTDAAQTTDTPKPPTPPVKTDEDISSEVFKEGVIMSWKTKGVLGYRLFRSTTENDLGISVTDFYITINSYADVNVEPNTTYYYTVKPVLVEADPIKGIKEELGDAIAKYKIKTGNEVTKSENVKNFIVLQIDNPNMSVNGKIQEIDPGRGTTPIVVSSRSMVPIRAIVEAMGGTVGWDSSTQQITLTANGSTVNMWVGKKSITVNGEKREIDVTPIVQNGRTYVPVRFAAENLNAKVDWINSTKEAVITYEVKKNNNLGDEKIITPADPKTPTQPEVPTEPKTPIVLDDPKYTVPKQPVFYMEDDLKLLDGNLGQVTFRLKRPVSLGELTGFKVYFTNNGKSEVYEFTEDAFAYTEEIGKTTDISITTVNGTVESTPQKLKFTLLERIVGKTMWSERQSDELVGSRCWYGLSWQPVKGASKYKVYVSGSKRNYMNFQNDRDLTGFSEIVVTDTSFSTKLNTGLPADIVNASWGESRYVVVFPMNEDGIIGAFPKYFEITMTGVSSPAHY from the coding sequence ATGATGAAAAGATATAAGTTATTTAAAGTATTCGTGATTGCATTTGTTTTAGTTTCATTAGTTATAACGCCTAAAACATATGCAGGTGGTGAAACCAGTATTGATGCTAATTATTTAAATCTAGAAGAATATCGTGGTCTTGGCGAAACTGTTCTTAATGTAAAAGTGACTGGTACAACACAAGGAAGTGCATGGGGAACTGGAATATATTCGGATGATTCTGATATAGGAGTAGCGGCTGTTCATGCAGGTATTTTAAAGGCTGGAGAGACAAAATCAATTAAAATAACTATTCTCCCAGGACAAAACTCATATGTTGGTTCCTTGAAAAATGGCATCGAAACTTATGATTATCCTGCATTTGATGGAAGCTTTAAATTCACTGATGCAGTTCAAACTACAGAAGAAAAGATATTTGATGCTAAATATTTAAATCTAGAAGAATATCGTGGTCTTGGTGAAACCATTCTTAATGTAAAAGTAACTGGTACAACACAGGGAAGTGCATGGGGAACTGGAATATATTCGGATGATTCTGATATAGGAGTAGCGGCTGTTCATGCAGGTATTTTAAAGGCTGGAGAGACAAAAACACTTAAAATAACTATTCTCCCAGGGCAAACATCATATGTTGGTACTTTGAAAAATGGTATCGAATCTTATGGTTATGGTGCATTTGATGGAAGCTTTAAATTTACCGATGCTGCTCAAACTACAGATACACCAAAGCCTCCTACACCTCCTGTAAAAACAGACGAAGATATAAGCTCGGAGGTATTTAAAGAAGGAGTAATTATGTCATGGAAAACTAAAGGAGTACTTGGTTATCGCTTATTTAGATCAACAACAGAAAATGATTTAGGTATTTCAGTTACAGATTTTTATATTACAATTAATTCATATGCTGATGTTAATGTAGAGCCAAATACTACCTATTACTATACAGTTAAACCAGTGCTTGTTGAAGCTGACCCAATAAAAGGTATAAAAGAAGAATTAGGTGATGCAATAGCAAAATATAAAATAAAAACAGGAAATGAAGTTACAAAATCAGAAAATGTGAAGAATTTTATCGTACTTCAAATCGATAATCCAAACATGAGTGTTAATGGCAAAATCCAGGAGATTGATCCCGGTCGCGGGACTACCCCTATAGTTGTTTCATCACGCTCAATGGTTCCTATTCGTGCAATTGTAGAAGCTATGGGTGGGACAGTTGGTTGGGATAGTAGCACTCAACAAATCACATTAACGGCAAATGGAAGTACCGTTAATATGTGGGTAGGAAAAAAATCTATAACCGTGAACGGAGAAAAGCGTGAAATAGATGTTACACCAATCGTTCAAAATGGCCGCACATATGTACCAGTGCGTTTTGCAGCTGAAAATCTTAATGCAAAAGTAGATTGGATTAACAGTACTAAAGAGGCCGTAATAACTTATGAGGTAAAAAAAAACAATAATTTAGGTGATGAAAAAATCATTACACCTGCAGACCCAAAAACCCCTACACAACCAGAAGTACCAACAGAACCAAAAACACCTATAGTTTTAGATGATCCAAAATACACTGTTCCAAAGCAACCAGTATTTTATATGGAGGATGATCTTAAGTTACTTGATGGAAATCTAGGGCAAGTAACATTTAGATTAAAAAGACCAGTAAGCCTTGGAGAATTAACAGGATTTAAGGTTTATTTTACAAACAATGGAAAGTCCGAAGTATATGAATTTACTGAGGATGCTTTCGCTTATACTGAGGAAATAGGTAAGACTACTGATATTAGTATTACAACTGTAAATGGAACAGTTGAAAGCACACCTCAAAAACTAAAATTTACTTTACTTGAAAGAATAGTTGGAAAAACTATGTGGTCAGAAAGACAATCAGATGAACTTGTTGGTTCACGATGTTGGTATGGACTTTCATGGCAACCAGTTAAAGGAGCAAGCAAATACAAGGTGTATGTATCTGGGAGTAAAAGGAATTATATGAATTTCCAAAATGACAGAGATTTAACTGGTTTTAGTGAAATTGTTGTAACTGATACTTCTTTCAGTACTAAATTAAATACTGGTTTACCTGCAGATATTGTTAATGCATCTTGGGGTGAATCAAGGTATGTGGTGGTGTTCCCGATGAATGAAGACGGTATAATAGGGGCATTTCCTAAATATTTTGAAATCACAATGACTGGAGTAAGCTCACCAGCACATTATTAA
- a CDS encoding aminotransferase class I/II-fold pyridoxal phosphate-dependent enzyme → MNKPILSAHFESRTPSDVRLAQMKYDERKVKPEAVINVGIGNVSLPTNPAMLKRMFELNAPESPFANGVIRYSGTAGTVEAQDAFKNILKSEGFDTSKLYVQVTDGGSSGMELLILGVCGPAGTDEKPLMMIDPAYTNYISFAERTGRKTVTIKRHLGEDGKFNLPDMNKVEEMIKENNPGALLVIPYDNPTGQYYNYDILKDLAKLCVKYNMWMVSDEAYRELFYDENEELVSIWGITDADVPGIEGRRISIETASKVWNACGLRIGAVITDSPEYNNRSVAEYTANLCANVIGQYIFGALAHESKEDILGWCKQQRDYYKDQIVKVYNGLKEEEPGLIVSSPDASIYSVIDVRNVVKPGFDSIDFVLYCAGEGSAKIDGVETTLLVAPMKGFYDVKNDAENPGKTQFRISFVESPENMDKIPKLFVQLLRQYESQR, encoded by the coding sequence ATGAACAAACCAATATTATCAGCACATTTTGAGTCAAGGACACCATCTGATGTTCGTTTAGCTCAAATGAAGTATGATGAGCGTAAAGTAAAACCTGAGGCAGTAATCAATGTTGGGATAGGTAATGTATCTCTACCAACAAATCCAGCTATGTTGAAGAGAATGTTTGAGCTTAATGCACCAGAGAGTCCATTTGCCAATGGCGTTATAAGATATTCAGGTACAGCAGGTACTGTTGAAGCACAAGATGCTTTTAAGAATATCTTAAAAAGTGAAGGCTTTGATACTTCAAAGCTTTATGTTCAAGTAACTGATGGTGGATCTTCAGGTATGGAATTATTAATTTTAGGTGTTTGTGGTCCTGCCGGAACTGACGAGAAACCTCTTATGATGATAGACCCTGCTTATACTAATTATATTTCATTTGCAGAAAGAACTGGTCGTAAAACCGTAACTATAAAACGTCATTTGGGCGAAGATGGAAAGTTCAACTTACCTGATATGAATAAAGTTGAAGAAATGATAAAAGAAAACAATCCAGGAGCACTTTTAGTAATTCCTTATGATAATCCAACAGGACAGTATTATAATTATGATATACTTAAGGATCTTGCTAAGCTTTGTGTTAAATATAATATGTGGATGGTAAGTGATGAAGCTTATCGTGAATTATTTTATGATGAAAACGAAGAACTTGTAAGTATCTGGGGAATAACTGATGCAGATGTTCCTGGAATTGAAGGCAGAAGAATTAGTATAGAAACAGCATCTAAAGTTTGGAATGCTTGCGGTTTAAGAATTGGTGCAGTAATCACTGATAGTCCAGAATACAATAATCGTTCAGTTGCTGAATATACAGCTAACCTTTGTGCCAATGTAATTGGTCAATATATATTTGGCGCACTAGCTCATGAAAGCAAAGAAGATATTCTTGGTTGGTGCAAACAACAAAGAGATTATTACAAAGATCAAATTGTAAAAGTGTACAATGGTCTTAAAGAAGAAGAGCCAGGGCTTATTGTATCAAGTCCAGATGCATCAATATACTCAGTAATTGATGTAAGAAATGTTGTAAAACCAGGATTTGATTCAATAGATTTCGTTCTATACTGTGCAGGAGAAGGATCAGCTAAAATAGATGGAGTTGAGACAACTCTACTTGTGGCACCAATGAAAGGTTTCTATGATGTTAAAAATGATGCAGAAAACCCAGGAAAAACTCAATTTAGAATTTCCTTCGTTGAGTCCCCTGAAAACATGGATAAAATTCCAAAACTTTTTGTTCAACTTTTAAGACAATACGAATCTCAAAGATAG
- the tsaA gene encoding tRNA (N6-threonylcarbamoyladenosine(37)-N6)-methyltransferase TrmO: MADNRESNYSQGTIPMKVIAHIRTDFPSKFGVPRQSGLVNALRGTIIFEAEYRNIDALRGLEDFSHIWLVWQFSKVVGDGFSPTVRPPRYGGNKRMGVFATRSPFRPNPIGLSSVKLDRIELDSVHGPVLHISGVDLVDKTPILDIKPYLPYTDCHIDARGGYTDYLNDNIIEVEFSEELLQLIPDDKQSALIGALAHDPRPSYQKDSDRIYGMQFGEFDIRFTVKNKILIVREVVPLY, from the coding sequence ATGGCAGATAATAGAGAAAGTAATTATAGTCAAGGGACAATCCCTATGAAGGTTATTGCTCATATTAGAACAGATTTTCCTAGTAAATTTGGTGTTCCTCGCCAAAGTGGTCTAGTCAATGCTCTAAGGGGCACTATAATATTTGAAGCAGAATATCGCAATATTGATGCATTAAGGGGACTGGAGGATTTCTCTCATATCTGGCTTGTTTGGCAGTTCTCAAAGGTAGTAGGAGATGGTTTTTCACCTACAGTAAGACCTCCAAGATATGGAGGCAACAAACGGATGGGTGTTTTTGCAACTCGTTCACCATTTCGCCCAAATCCTATAGGGCTTTCATCTGTAAAGCTGGATAGAATAGAGTTGGATTCTGTACATGGACCGGTTCTACATATTTCAGGAGTTGATCTAGTAGATAAGACTCCTATTTTAGACATAAAGCCTTATCTACCATATACGGATTGCCATATTGATGCAAGAGGAGGATATACTGACTATCTTAATGATAATATTATTGAAGTTGAATTTTCTGAAGAACTATTGCAATTAATACCTGATGATAAGCAGAGTGCACTAATTGGCGCACTTGCCCATGATCCAAGGCCTAGCTATCAAAAAGATTCTGATAGAATCTATGGTATGCAGTTTGGAGAATTCGATATTAGATTTACAGTGAAGAATAAAATATTGATTGTAAGAGAAGTTGTACCATTATACTAA